The Microtus pennsylvanicus isolate mMicPen1 chromosome 5, mMicPen1.hap1, whole genome shotgun sequence DNA segment GGTTAGTGATGACCAGCACCAGCAAGACTGTGCTGAAGAAGAGGATAAGGATGAAGTGGGAACCACATGTGCCTAAAGCTTTGGCCATAGCTGCCTCAGCTTTGATCTGCAGCACAGCCTTCAGgatgaaagaataagaaagaataatgaGGATGAGGTCAGAGCCCAGCAGGGTCCAGCCTATGACAAACTGATAGAGTTTGTTAAAGGTGATGTCATCACAAGAGAGTTTGGACACAGACAGATTGGTACAGATGCAGTTCTTAATTGTTCTTGCACAGTATCTCAGTTGGGAAGAAAGTACAGGGATAGGCATAGTAAGAATCCCATTTCGGGCTGCCACAAAGATGGCAGCCCTAGCCACAAACTGGTCAGTGATGATGGATGGGTACTGCAGAggcttgcagatggccacatagcggtcataggccatgaccATGAAGGTGCAGGACTCCATCGTCAGGAAACTGTTCATGACAAACATCTGgaggaaacaggcagagaagCTTATGGATTTGTTGTCAAACCAGAAGATGGCCAGGACCTTAGGTATGACAGTGAGGCAGAGCACAATGTCcagcagagagagaaggctgagcaGGTAGTACATGGGTTCATGCAGAGAGGCCTCCATCCTGATGGTGATGAGAAGAGTGGCATTGGCCCCCatggccaggaggaagaggaagctgaggggcagggacagccaATGCTGCCAGGTCTGGTAGTTAGGGAAGCATATGAGGAAGAATTCAGAGACTGGAatggaagaaatatttttctgtgcttCCATATGTTGCTTTCCAATCATGACTGACACCAGAACACCTTGGGACTAGAACAGAGGTAAATAATCCACACACTATGAATACCCACACAGAGTTGGTTAATTTCACAAGTAGTCATTTAAAAGCAgtctgagacagagacagaggagcacgggacagaaatctcaaggtccaaatcaggagcagaagaagacggagcacgagcaaggaactcaggaccgcgaggggtgcacccacacactgagacaatggggatgttctatcgggaactcaccaaggccagctggcctgggtctgaaaaagcatgggataaatccggactggctgaatatagaggacaatgaggaatactgagaactcaagaacaatcgcagagggtttttgatcctactgcacgtactggctttgggggagcctaggcagtttggatgctcaccttaggagacctggatagaggtgggcagtccttgggcttcccacaggtcagggaaccctgattgctcttcgagcagattagggagggtgacttgatcgggggagggggagggaaatgggaggcggttgcggggaggaggcagaaatccttaataaataaataaataaaaataaaaaaaattataaaaaaaaaaaattgataaagttAGATTAGATGATCTCAAATGTCACTTCTAGCCATAAAATTCCATTATTAAATTAATaacttaaagatgaaaaaaaaaaaaaataaaataaaagcagtctGAGTACCAGTgagttggctcagtaggtaaaCGCACGTGCTGACTAttctaacaacctgagttcaatccctggacttACGCGCtgggagaagagaactgactcccacaagttgtcctttgccCTCCACATATGTCTCATGCATTCATGAGACACTTCTAATCTTCACAcacttaataaacaaataattttaaaatcataaccTGGCATTGTCCTAGGTGCCCTCTAGGAATTGACAGAAACGCTGTATTTCCTGATTTTATATGAATAATTCCTGTttatgctgttttttatttttcaaatttgatttaaaaattatattaccaTCCTTCTTAAAATGGAGTGCCGTTGTTATTTAGCTTTGCAGAGGAAAAAGCAAAGGCATAGGTAAGTAATGCTACTTTTCTAAATCACAGTACCAAAAACGTGAGCTCTATAACTCTCTCTATTACATTTTCCTGTCACCCAAACAAAATGCTCAGGACTCAAAGTTGATCAGCCTTGAAGTCTTCACTCAACTGTGTGTCCTTTTCTATCTTCCAAGAGAAGATATCAGTCAAATAAGAAGCCAGGTTCAAGTGAATCACTATACTGTATCTGGTGACTTCATTGGAGATATAGCTTTTATTTGGACATAAAAAATGACTTCAATTACATAAAAAATAGACTCTgtgttaaaatataataaagatatCCCCCCAGTGTTCTGGACAGTGGGTGAGATGAGAACAAGAGATTTTAGGAGCCAGCAATTTTTTAGATACTATCCACTGACTTCCATGATCTCACCATGAGTCATTAAGCACCTTCCCACTGGTTCCTGGCCTGGTAAGTGATAGCCAACTTGTGAAACATTTATTAAGCCAAAGTTTTACTTGGTTTCCACACCAGGGCTGTTCTCTGAGCATTGGTTGATACGCCCCAGTGACATTGTGTTTTTAAGGCTCTGAGAAAGCCCACACTTGGACATTTTCAACTCAACAACGATAGTGGTCCGGCTGAGGAGTTAGGTCTCCTGtggccagcttcctgctcttgtCTGAGAGAACAGAAGCTACTTTCTTAAAGTAAAGAAGTAAGTGTGAGTAGTCAAAGGCATTTTGGAGATAGAAAGAAGCTAATTTACTTTACTCACATATTTTGCCCATCATGTTATCACCCTACACAGTCTTCCCAGCACTATAAAGTCTAGAGCAAAAATGTAATGCAAACCATGTGTGTATCCAAAGGCTGTTGAGTACAGTATGGGGCAGGATGACCAGGCACTTACATTTTCACTTTGGCTATTGTTGGAGACCAGCATCCACAAGGTTatcacttaccagggtaggggcatggggattagaaaaatacataaagagaccaaagatgcaagtgaaaataataaaacagaagcatggGATAGAAccaagagggagttccagtgaatactgaaacctgcctgcatttaattttacatatacTTTTATACTCCAATACAACAGAcgggagaaggcaaaagactgctttaatatgatacaaagaaaaactagaatagttacttgcttcaatactcgagacatcaagtcattaattcCTGAGAAAAGCATTCTTTTGTTTAgacagtgaacccaccctagaccatgtatcctgaaggcagccccTCCCTCGCTCAaacctcttaattcaaaagaaggagcagaagtatgctagaattctccaacctttggtCAGTGTGGAGTGACtctacctgtatgggccatcttaatgtccaaaacaccaagtaaccacaccctaggtcagggtgtgtggccacagttgttgtcaacaacttggagcaacctcaaactcagacaaggtggaaataggttCACATTTTTGGACCCCCACAGACTATGTGAAAGTAATCTTGATGTTAATTTAATGGCATCTCTTACTTTTAATTGGCTTATGGaaacttattttatttggtttcattTCTGGGTCCATTCAAAATTAcgattttactttcttttcatgAATATCTTCCCTTTAGGGATTTCTTAATGAATTGGTCTTCTTTGCTTCAGCATGGGAACCCACAAAAGACAGGATAATCAGCACATGCATTGCCCCAATACAGGCATCTTCCAAAGACTAGTTCTCTATAAAAGAGTAACTCAGTTATCTCCATCCATCCTGCATCCTGTTATTCCTTCACACCTTCCTTCAGATATAGAAACTTCTATAAGATATAGAAACTTATATCTACTTTTTATTAAGAAACATAGTTACTATTTACTGTGGAATGTCAAAATCCTCAGatatcagctgggcagtggtggtgcacacttttaatcctagggaagcagaggtaggctgatctctgtgagttcaaggtcagcctggtctacagagtgagttacaggatgcCCAggtctacatagaaaaaccctttTAGATAACAACAAATATGGCATTAGGCACATCATTTTTGTGTAAGAAATACTTAGAAAATAGTACCAATTAAtgataattaagaaagaaagaacaaaaaggaaaaaattgagTTAGAAAAAGATGCAAAATCTAATCACATATAAATCCAAATGAACCACATTTATCCTCTCCTATAAGTCAGAATACTCCAACTTACCTTGGCTAGATGATAGTCAGCTTAACAAATAAATGTCCTTATGTAAAGTAATCTTCATCATTTCCAATTGGCTATGAAACTCTCTTTCCTAG contains these protein-coding regions:
- the Or56a5 gene encoding olfactory receptor 56A5, which codes for MIGKQHMEAQKNISSIPVSEFFLICFPNYQTWQHWLSLPLSFLFLLAMGANATLLITIRMEASLHEPMYYLLSLLSLLDIVLCLTVIPKVLAIFWFDNKSISFSACFLQMFVMNSFLTMESCTFMVMAYDRYVAICKPLQYPSIITDQFVARAAIFVAARNGILTMPIPVLSSQLRYCARTIKNCICTNLSVSKLSCDDITFNKLYQFVIGWTLLGSDLILIILSYSFILKAVLQIKAEAAMAKALGTCGSHFILILFFSTVLLVLVITNLARERIPPDVPILLNILHHLIPPALNPIVYGVRTREIKQGIWNLLRRL